From Pararhodobacter zhoushanensis, the proteins below share one genomic window:
- a CDS encoding GH36-type glycosyl hydrolase domain-containing protein yields the protein MHAVLPSARGPALWDDTAPIRSDLFGVERLEHHAISLAAEQPIAHRPVAVPNLARRLRDNAAELLSAYQFSADALRRGETVAPAAEWLLDNYHLVELQLRQITQDLPAGYYRQLPKLASGPFAGYPRVFGIAWAYVAHTDSLVAGSVLARFVAAYQTVQPLTIGELWALAITLRIVLVENMRRIVVQITRAHALHGAADALVDSVLGDAERAPTPLHQAVAPYEAAPLPDFLAAQIGNRLRGFDPDTTPLLPWLHDRLRRQGTTLDAVVERVQHEQSAANVTMRNLVASMRVLSELDWAEFFEQVSLVDALLRQTTGFDALDFATRNRYRDEIETLARHAPHDEIAITQALVTQTAAGLNARERDSGHWLIGKNRQPFAASIGYTPPASLRLSRSVARVGLGGYLASLGVVTLALIALVLPLVAAGLSVWPLLGLGVLLLMPAAEAATALVNLLVTRLKAPQRLPALDLSESIPDDYRTLVAVPVILSGTNALTEIVERLEVHYLASAPGAVHYAILSDGPDSDAADTPGDDALLSAARAAIAALNARYPNGTGNRFLFLHRARKHNPGESRWMGWERKRGKLEELNRLLRGATDTGFLPGDAPVPHDIRYVITLDADTRLPRDTVHRLIGKMVHPLNRPVFDPAVQRVTDGYGILQPRVTPALPMGAAGSMFQRLQSGNGGIDPYAAAVSDVYQDLFGEGSFAGKGIYDVDAFTAALAGRVPENTMLSHDLFEGVYARAALASDIEVIEDFPSRYDVAAKRQHRWVRGDWQLLPWITGRRGDGVPPLGRWKLIDNLRRSLTAPLTLLALVAGWALPLPVALVWTGVLLGLLAVPYVLPLLSTLIPVRRSQFSPLQLNAYGRDVLSAALNLALSVLLLPYTAVLMMDAILRTLYRLGVSRRHLLEWVTAASAEGAPRLGTFGQYRLMLGGIVVSITLVAVILAVNPPLWPLALSFLALWLSAPAVVRRLSAPGATQVAEPLSAPDSLALRQIARRTWQFFETFVTPQEHYLPPDNFQETPRPVVAHRTSPTNIGLYLLSTVTARDMGWIAQSTALTRLEDTLATMQRMPRHRGHFYNWYDTRDLRVLTPPYVSSVDSGNLAGHLIAVAQSCRAWGEQPVTDDVLRDGLTDALGLQGAPVAGKTAAFAAALAAGAGADHLLSLADAMATDADDDSADWVAAIRQRLRDHIGDSTDLARLARIEALCRRFAMEMDFAFLVDPEKKLLSIGYAADTNRLDPNCYDLLASEARLASLFAIAKRDVETRHWFRLGRTATPVGTDTALISWSGSMFEYLMPSLVMRAPAGSLLERTNRAIVARQQAYGKAKDIPWGISESAFNARDLEMTYQYSNFGVPGLGLKRGLSEDRVIAPYATGLASMVDPVGALHNYHALAALGAEGRYGFYEALDFSPSRLPAGAKVAIVRNYMAHHQGMTITAIANTVRDGLLRARFHADPMVQSVELLLQERVPRHAVAAPPRAEDVLVGPKTVETTPALRRFDRPADTIPTAHLLSNGRYGVMLTPPGGGYSRWGNLAITRWRPETTQDAPGTFLYARDVATGKTWSAAMRPLPQTGGTHSAVFCEHHAEFTHKDAGLTTTTEVVVSAEDDSEARRVTLTNTGHQAREIDLTSYAELVLAPQAADLAHPAFSKMFVVTDHFPELGAIIATRRPRSGNDASVWAAHIAVVEGAETAPMQYETDRARFIGRGRSMANPVMADAPLSSTTGTVLDPIFAIRRRVRVPAGGMARVTFWTIVAQTPAALLDLLERHRDPSAFGRASTLAWTEAQVQLRHLGITHAQAADFQRLAGMILRNDSRLRPGSERIIAGAGPQSGLWAHGISGDLPIVLFLIDDAQDAGALREVLAAHEYWRARQMAVDLVIVNDRSSSYVQDLQILIEAAVRSAGTRPRASDTRADGTVHVLRSDLMMAPTRALLMAVARVVLVASRGSIGAQLGALRRVAQQAAAEMARPREKAVPALQPALQPDELDDPAQDLEFFNGTGGFAKDGREYTTLLRDGTNTPAPWINVIANPSFGFQVSAEGSGFTWSENSRENQLTPWSNDPVTDPAGEALYLRDLDSGEVWTPTAQPIRGPGTYTASHGFGYSRFSYARGGIASTLTQFVPLNDSVKVSRLTLTNTGQTPRRISVTSYAEWVLGTSRSATLAHVTTERDPETGALMARNPWATAFAGRVAFADMGAQVTGYTADRASFFGHLGGRSAPMGLGKPLDGVVGAGLDPCAVLQREVSIAPGHSVDVVVLLGQCETIEDARALIQRMRDSPVDAMLDAVMQHWTGLLGAVQVKTPDRAMDIMLNGWLLYQTLACRIWARAGFYQASGAYGFRDQLQDGMALSFSRPDMTRDHLVRAAGRQFPEGDMQHWWLPHSGQGVRTRISDDRVWLGYGVSQYIAVTGDAAILDEVIPFIEGPELAPGAHDDFFAPTQSDEAASLYEHCARALDQAIALTGENGMPLIGTGDWNDGMNRVGEAGEGTSVWLGWLLIATLRRMAPFAQARGDARAERWLEHANRVHEAIESKAWDGAWYRRGTFDDGTPLGSAESDECQIDSIAQSWSVLSGAGDPERAKTAMESVTTHLIRPDPGIALLFTPPFDRTPKDPGYIKGYPPGLRENGGQYTHAALWAILAFARQGNGAAAQSLFALLNPVNHARTPDEAARYKVEPYVIAADVYSTEPHAGRGGWTWYTGSAGWMYRAGIEGILGLTRQGDALTLDPCLPPDWPEVSLRVTLGDMVVTVVVRNTGGKGRGVSAAVLNGAALPVADGVLTLPVQPGSQDLVVTLG from the coding sequence TTGCACGCCGTACTGCCCAGCGCGCGCGGCCCTGCACTGTGGGATGATACCGCGCCGATCCGCAGCGATCTGTTCGGCGTCGAGCGGCTTGAACACCACGCCATCAGTCTGGCCGCCGAACAGCCCATCGCACACCGCCCCGTGGCTGTGCCCAACCTTGCCCGGCGGCTGCGCGACAACGCGGCCGAGCTGCTCTCGGCCTATCAGTTCAGCGCCGATGCCCTGCGGCGCGGCGAGACGGTCGCCCCGGCAGCGGAATGGCTGCTGGACAATTACCATCTGGTCGAACTGCAACTGCGCCAGATCACCCAGGATCTGCCCGCCGGCTACTACCGCCAGCTTCCTAAACTGGCCTCAGGCCCTTTCGCCGGCTACCCGCGCGTCTTTGGCATTGCCTGGGCCTATGTCGCGCATACCGACAGTTTGGTCGCGGGGTCTGTCCTCGCGCGGTTTGTCGCGGCGTATCAGACGGTTCAGCCGCTCACCATCGGTGAACTGTGGGCGCTGGCCATCACCTTGCGCATCGTTCTGGTCGAGAACATGCGCCGCATTGTCGTGCAGATCACCCGCGCCCATGCGCTGCACGGGGCGGCGGATGCTCTGGTTGACAGCGTGCTGGGCGATGCCGAGCGCGCGCCGACACCCCTGCATCAAGCCGTCGCCCCCTATGAAGCCGCGCCTTTGCCCGATTTTCTGGCCGCCCAGATCGGCAACCGGCTGCGCGGGTTCGACCCGGATACGACGCCGCTGTTGCCGTGGCTGCATGATCGCTTGCGGCGTCAGGGCACCACTCTGGACGCGGTTGTCGAACGGGTGCAGCACGAACAGAGCGCCGCGAATGTCACCATGCGCAATCTGGTTGCCAGCATGCGCGTGCTGTCTGAACTGGACTGGGCCGAATTCTTTGAGCAGGTCAGTCTGGTTGACGCGCTGCTGCGCCAGACCACCGGTTTCGACGCGCTGGATTTTGCCACGCGCAACCGCTACCGCGATGAAATCGAAACGCTGGCCCGCCACGCGCCGCACGACGAGATCGCCATCACGCAGGCGCTTGTGACGCAGACTGCCGCCGGGTTGAACGCGCGAGAGCGCGATTCGGGGCACTGGTTGATCGGGAAGAACCGTCAGCCGTTTGCCGCCAGCATCGGCTACACACCGCCCGCAAGCCTGCGTCTGTCGCGCAGCGTGGCGCGGGTCGGGCTCGGCGGGTATCTGGCGTCGTTGGGGGTGGTGACACTGGCGCTTATCGCCCTTGTGCTGCCCCTGGTTGCGGCCGGGCTGTCGGTCTGGCCGCTCCTCGGGCTGGGGGTGCTCTTGTTGATGCCCGCAGCCGAGGCGGCAACGGCGCTGGTCAACCTGCTGGTCACGCGCCTGAAGGCCCCCCAGCGCCTGCCAGCGCTCGATCTGTCTGAGAGTATCCCCGATGATTACCGCACGCTGGTGGCCGTTCCGGTCATCCTGTCGGGCACAAACGCCCTGACCGAGATCGTCGAGCGGCTGGAAGTGCACTATCTGGCCAGCGCGCCGGGCGCTGTGCATTACGCCATCCTTTCGGACGGTCCCGACAGTGACGCTGCCGACACGCCGGGTGATGACGCGCTGCTGAGCGCCGCGCGCGCCGCGATTGCTGCGCTGAACGCACGCTACCCCAACGGCACAGGCAACCGCTTCCTGTTCCTGCACCGCGCGCGCAAACATAACCCCGGCGAGTCCCGCTGGATGGGCTGGGAGCGCAAGCGCGGCAAGCTGGAAGAGCTGAACCGGCTGCTGCGCGGCGCGACTGATACGGGCTTTTTGCCCGGCGATGCCCCGGTCCCGCACGATATCCGCTATGTGATCACCCTCGACGCCGACACGCGCCTGCCGCGCGACACGGTGCACCGCCTGATCGGCAAGATGGTCCACCCGCTCAACCGGCCGGTGTTTGATCCCGCCGTGCAGCGCGTGACCGACGGCTACGGCATCCTGCAGCCGCGTGTCACCCCGGCGCTGCCGATGGGGGCAGCGGGTTCGATGTTCCAGCGGCTGCAGTCCGGCAATGGCGGGATTGATCCCTATGCTGCTGCGGTTTCGGATGTGTATCAGGATCTGTTTGGCGAAGGGTCTTTTGCGGGCAAGGGCATTTACGACGTCGACGCGTTCACGGCGGCGCTGGCCGGGCGGGTGCCCGAAAACACGATGCTGAGCCACGATCTGTTCGAGGGCGTCTATGCGCGCGCCGCGCTGGCCTCGGATATCGAGGTGATCGAGGATTTCCCCTCGCGCTACGATGTCGCCGCCAAGCGCCAGCATCGCTGGGTGCGCGGCGACTGGCAGCTTTTGCCGTGGATTACCGGGCGTCGCGGCGATGGCGTGCCGCCGCTGGGCCGCTGGAAGCTGATCGACAACCTGCGCCGCTCGCTGACCGCGCCGCTCACGCTGCTGGCGCTGGTCGCGGGCTGGGCCTTGCCACTGCCGGTCGCGCTGGTCTGGACAGGGGTGTTGCTGGGGCTGCTGGCCGTCCCTTATGTGTTGCCGCTGCTCTCGACGCTCATCCCCGTGCGGCGCTCGCAGTTTTCGCCCCTGCAGCTCAACGCCTATGGCCGCGATGTGCTGTCAGCGGCTCTGAACCTTGCGCTGTCTGTCTTGCTGTTGCCCTATACGGCGGTGCTGATGATGGATGCGATCCTGCGCACCCTCTATCGCCTCGGCGTATCGCGTCGTCATTTGCTGGAATGGGTCACCGCCGCCTCGGCCGAAGGGGCGCCGCGTCTCGGCACCTTTGGCCAGTACCGCCTGATGCTGGGCGGGATTGTCGTGTCGATCACGCTTGTCGCCGTGATCTTGGCCGTCAACCCACCGCTTTGGCCGCTGGCGCTGAGCTTCCTTGCCCTCTGGCTCAGTGCCCCGGCGGTTGTGCGGCGTCTCAGCGCGCCGGGGGCCACGCAGGTGGCCGAGCCTCTGAGTGCGCCCGACAGTCTCGCCCTGCGGCAGATTGCGCGGCGCACGTGGCAGTTCTTTGAAACCTTCGTAACGCCGCAAGAGCACTATCTGCCGCCCGATAACTTTCAGGAAACGCCGCGCCCGGTGGTGGCGCATCGCACCTCGCCGACGAATATTGGTCTGTACCTGTTGTCCACCGTGACCGCCCGCGACATGGGCTGGATCGCACAATCGACCGCACTCACCCGGCTTGAGGATACCCTTGCCACGATGCAGCGCATGCCGCGTCATCGGGGACATTTCTATAACTGGTACGACACCCGCGATCTGCGGGTGCTGACACCGCCTTATGTGTCATCGGTAGACAGCGGAAATCTGGCCGGTCATCTGATTGCGGTCGCGCAAAGCTGTCGCGCATGGGGCGAGCAGCCGGTCACGGACGACGTGCTGCGCGATGGATTGACCGATGCGCTGGGCCTTCAGGGCGCCCCGGTCGCGGGCAAGACCGCCGCATTTGCCGCAGCACTGGCCGCCGGTGCTGGTGCGGACCACCTGCTGTCGCTGGCCGATGCGATGGCAACCGATGCAGACGATGATAGCGCCGACTGGGTCGCCGCGATCCGGCAGCGCCTGCGCGATCATATCGGGGACAGCACGGACCTTGCCCGGCTCGCGCGGATCGAGGCGCTCTGCCGCCGCTTCGCGATGGAGATGGATTTCGCCTTCCTCGTCGATCCCGAGAAGAAGCTGCTCTCCATCGGTTATGCCGCCGATACCAACCGTCTTGACCCCAATTGCTATGACCTGCTCGCCTCGGAAGCCCGGCTGGCCAGTCTGTTTGCCATCGCCAAGCGCGATGTCGAGACCCGTCACTGGTTCCGGCTGGGCCGCACCGCCACCCCGGTCGGCACTGATACGGCGCTGATCTCGTGGTCGGGGTCGATGTTTGAATATCTGATGCCGTCGCTGGTGATGCGCGCGCCTGCCGGCTCGCTTTTAGAGCGCACCAACCGCGCCATCGTCGCGCGTCAGCAAGCCTATGGAAAGGCCAAGGATATTCCGTGGGGCATTTCCGAATCCGCCTTCAACGCCCGCGATCTGGAAATGACTTATCAGTATTCAAACTTTGGCGTGCCGGGGCTGGGCCTGAAACGCGGCCTGAGCGAGGACCGCGTGATTGCCCCCTATGCCACCGGTCTGGCCAGCATGGTCGACCCCGTCGGCGCTTTGCACAACTATCACGCGCTGGCCGCGCTGGGCGCCGAAGGCCGCTATGGGTTCTATGAGGCGCTCGATTTCAGCCCTTCGCGCCTGCCCGCCGGGGCCAAGGTCGCCATCGTGCGCAATTACATGGCGCATCATCAGGGGATGACGATCACCGCCATCGCGAACACGGTGCGCGACGGGTTGCTGCGCGCGCGGTTCCACGCCGACCCGATGGTGCAATCGGTCGAGCTGTTGCTGCAAGAGCGGGTGCCGCGCCACGCCGTCGCCGCGCCGCCGCGCGCCGAGGATGTGCTCGTTGGCCCCAAGACGGTGGAAACGACGCCGGCCTTGCGGCGCTTCGACCGGCCCGCAGACACCATCCCCACCGCGCATCTGCTGTCGAACGGGCGCTATGGCGTCATGCTCACCCCGCCGGGTGGCGGTTACAGCCGCTGGGGCAACTTGGCGATCACGCGTTGGCGGCCCGAAACGACGCAGGACGCACCGGGCACGTTCCTCTATGCCCGCGATGTCGCCACCGGCAAGACATGGTCCGCCGCGATGCGCCCGCTGCCGCAGACGGGTGGCACGCACAGCGCGGTGTTCTGCGAGCATCATGCCGAGTTCACGCACAAGGACGCGGGCCTGACCACAACCACCGAGGTCGTCGTGTCCGCCGAGGATGACAGCGAAGCGCGCCGCGTGACGCTGACCAACACCGGCCATCAGGCGCGCGAGATCGACCTGACGTCCTACGCCGAACTGGTGCTGGCCCCGCAGGCGGCGGATCTGGCGCATCCGGCGTTTTCCAAGATGTTCGTGGTCACCGATCACTTTCCCGAACTGGGCGCGATCATCGCCACCCGCCGTCCGCGCTCTGGCAACGATGCCTCGGTCTGGGCGGCGCATATCGCCGTGGTCGAGGGTGCGGAAACCGCGCCCATGCAATACGAGACCGACCGCGCCCGCTTCATCGGCCGGGGGCGCTCGATGGCCAATCCGGTGATGGCTGACGCGCCGCTATCAAGCACCACCGGCACCGTGCTGGACCCGATTTTCGCGATCCGCCGCCGCGTCAGGGTGCCAGCAGGCGGCATGGCGCGCGTGACCTTCTGGACCATCGTCGCCCAGACCCCTGCCGCCTTGCTCGACCTGCTTGAACGGCACCGCGACCCGTCGGCCTTTGGCCGCGCCAGCACGTTGGCCTGGACCGAAGCGCAGGTGCAGTTGCGGCATCTGGGCATAACGCATGCGCAGGCCGCGGATTTTCAGCGGCTGGCCGGGATGATCCTGCGCAACGACTCGCGCCTGCGTCCGGGCTCAGAGCGGATCATCGCCGGGGCCGGGCCGCAATCGGGGCTTTGGGCGCACGGTATCTCGGGCGATCTGCCGATCGTGTTGTTCCTGATCGACGATGCGCAGGACGCAGGCGCGCTGCGCGAGGTTCTGGCCGCGCATGAATACTGGCGGGCGCGGCAGATGGCGGTTGATCTGGTCATCGTGAATGACCGCTCGTCCAGCTATGTGCAGGATCTGCAGATCCTGATCGAGGCGGCGGTGCGCTCGGCCGGAACGCGGCCCCGCGCCTCGGACACGCGGGCAGATGGCACGGTGCATGTGCTGCGCTCGGATCTGATGATGGCACCCACGCGCGCCTTGCTGATGGCCGTGGCGCGGGTTGTACTGGTGGCCAGCCGCGGCTCGATTGGCGCGCAGCTCGGTGCCCTGCGACGCGTGGCGCAACAGGCGGCTGCCGAGATGGCCAGACCGCGCGAAAAGGCGGTCCCCGCCCTGCAACCGGCATTGCAACCCGACGAGCTCGATGACCCCGCACAGGATCTGGAGTTCTTCAACGGCACCGGCGGCTTTGCCAAAGACGGGCGCGAATACACCACGCTTTTGCGCGACGGCACCAACACGCCCGCGCCCTGGATCAACGTCATCGCGAATCCGTCCTTCGGCTTTCAGGTTTCGGCCGAGGGCAGCGGGTTCACCTGGTCGGAAAACAGCCGCGAGAACCAGTTGACGCCCTGGTCCAACGACCCGGTCACCGATCCGGCGGGCGAGGCGCTCTATCTGCGCGATCTCGACAGCGGCGAGGTCTGGACCCCCACCGCCCAGCCGATCCGCGGGCCGGGAACCTATACCGCCAGCCACGGCTTCGGCTACAGCCGGTTCTCGTATGCGCGGGGCGGCATCGCGTCGACGCTGACCCAGTTCGTGCCGCTGAACGATTCGGTCAAGGTCTCGCGGCTGACGCTGACCAACACCGGCCAGACCCCGCGTCGCATTTCCGTGACCAGTTATGCCGAATGGGTTCTGGGCACCTCGCGCAGTGCCACGCTGGCCCATGTGACCACCGAACGGGACCCCGAAACCGGCGCGCTGATGGCGCGTAACCCTTGGGCGACGGCCTTTGCCGGGCGCGTCGCCTTTGCCGATATGGGCGCGCAGGTTACCGGCTACACCGCTGACAGGGCCAGCTTTTTCGGCCATCTGGGCGGACGCTCGGCCCCGATGGGCCTGGGCAAACCGCTTGACGGCGTGGTCGGGGCCGGGCTCGACCCCTGCGCCGTGCTGCAACGCGAGGTGAGCATTGCGCCCGGACACTCGGTGGATGTGGTCGTCCTGCTCGGCCAATGCGAAACGATCGAGGACGCCCGCGCGCTGATCCAGCGGATGCGCGACAGCCCTGTCGACGCGATGCTGGACGCGGTCATGCAGCATTGGACCGGCCTCCTGGGGGCGGTGCAGGTCAAGACGCCGGACCGCGCGATGGACATCATGCTCAACGGCTGGCTGCTCTATCAGACGCTGGCCTGCCGGATCTGGGCGCGCGCCGGGTTCTATCAGGCCAGCGGGGCTTATGGGTTCCGCGATCAGCTGCAAGACGGCATGGCGCTGTCCTTCAGCCGACCCGACATGACCCGCGACCACCTGGTACGCGCCGCCGGGCGGCAGTTCCCGGAAGGCGACATGCAGCATTGGTGGCTGCCGCATTCGGGGCAGGGCGTCCGCACCCGCATCTCGGATGACCGCGTCTGGCTGGGCTACGGCGTGTCGCAATACATCGCGGTGACCGGAGACGCGGCAATTCTGGATGAGGTCATTCCATTCATCGAAGGCCCCGAACTGGCCCCCGGCGCGCATGATGATTTCTTCGCGCCGACACAATCGGACGAGGCCGCCAGCCTGTACGAACACTGTGCCCGCGCGCTTGATCAGGCCATCGCCCTGACCGGCGAGAACGGCATGCCGCTGATCGGCACCGGCGACTGGAATGACGGGATGAACCGGGTCGGGGAAGCGGGGGAGGGGACGTCAGTCTGGCTCGGCTGGCTGCTGATCGCCACGCTGCGCCGCATGGCCCCCTTCGCCCAAGCGCGTGGTGATGCGCGGGCAGAGCGCTGGCTGGAGCACGCAAACCGCGTCCATGAAGCGATCGAGAGCAAGGCATGGGACGGCGCCTGGTATCGGCGCGGCACCTTCGACGATGGCACGCCCTTGGGATCGGCCGAGTCCGACGAATGCCAGATCGACAGCATCGCGCAGTCGTGGTCGGTGCTGTCGGGGGCGGGCGACCCCGAGCGGGCCAAAACCGCGATGGAGTCGGTCACAACGCACCTGATCCGCCCTGATCCGGGCATCGCGCTGCTGTTCACCCCGCCCTTTGACCGCACACCCAAAGACCCCGGCTATATCAAGGGCTACCCGCCCGGCTTGCGCGAGAATGGCGGCCAGTACACGCACGCGGCGCTCTGGGCCATTCTGGCCTTCGCCCGGCAAGGCAACGGCGCGGCGGCACAGTCCCTGTTCGCCCTGCTCAATCCGGTCAACCACGCCCGCACGCCCGACGAGGCCGCGCGTTACAAGGTCGAACCTTATGTGATCGCTGCCGATGTCTATTCCACCGAACCCCATGCCGGGCGCGGCGGGTGGACGTGGTATACCGGCTCGGCGGGGTGGATGTACCGGGCGGGGATCGAGGGGATCCTGGGGCTGACCCGGCAGGGCGATGCGCTTACGCTCGATCCCTGCCTGCCGCCGGACTGGCCCGAGGTGAGCCTGCGCGTCACGCTGGGTGACATGGTCGTGACGGTGGTGGTGCGCAACACCGGCGGCAAGGGCCGGGGTGTCAGCGCGGCGGTGCTGAACGGCGCGGCTTTGCCCGTTGCAGACGGCGTCCTGACGCTGCCCGTCCAGCCCGGCTCACAGGATCTGGTTGTCACGCTTGGCTGA
- a CDS encoding SH2 domain-containing protein, protein MNWLEIEKRWAEMTLRASPPGSITVIRDSTSITSRRQQTAMPRPEAATLHAVAADK, encoded by the coding sequence ATGAACTGGTTGGAAATCGAAAAGCGATGGGCCGAGATGACGCTTCGCGCATCCCCGCCGGGATCCATCACGGTGATCCGGGATTCCACAAGCATCACCAGCCGCAGGCAGCAAACGGCGATGCCACGGCCGGAGGCAGCAACACTGCACGCCGTAGCTGCTGACAAATGA
- a CDS encoding cytochrome c oxidase assembly protein has translation MEQLSFPDTPGRFSQPVPYCGPAPSPGALWLDWNLSPVLVALLTALLAAGLWRATHRGAFALGWAGLVIAFVSPLCALTTALFLARTGHHLVLLALATPALAIGWPLRWPGRVPGFLMTVAALVLWHLPAAYTLAWDSHAAYWALQGALLVGGWSFWSAVLAPDQARGDSVLADTAFVLGLGSVMSLLGALLTFAPRPLYGEHLATTDLWGLSALADQQAAGLVMWVPGMVLMSAGVALTLVRAWRRSAAA, from the coding sequence ATGGAACAGCTGAGTTTTCCTGACACGCCTGGGCGGTTCTCTCAGCCTGTTCCGTATTGCGGCCCGGCCCCTTCGCCCGGCGCGCTTTGGCTCGACTGGAACCTGTCGCCGGTGCTGGTGGCCCTCCTGACCGCGTTGCTGGCTGCCGGTCTGTGGCGCGCCACCCACCGCGGAGCCTTTGCTTTGGGCTGGGCGGGACTGGTCATCGCCTTCGTCTCGCCGCTCTGCGCGCTGACGACGGCGCTGTTTCTGGCACGCACCGGTCATCACCTTGTCCTTCTTGCCCTCGCCACGCCTGCGCTGGCCATCGGCTGGCCGCTGCGCTGGCCCGGCCGCGTGCCCGGCTTTTTGATGACAGTGGCGGCGCTGGTGCTCTGGCACCTGCCTGCGGCCTATACGCTCGCCTGGGACAGTCACGCGGCCTATTGGGCGCTGCAAGGCGCGCTGCTGGTCGGCGGCTGGAGCTTCTGGTCCGCCGTGCTGGCCCCCGATCAGGCGCGCGGCGACTCGGTGCTGGCGGATACGGCGTTCGTGCTGGGTCTGGGCAGCGTGATGAGCCTGCTGGGCGCACTGCTGACCTTTGCCCCACGCCCGCTGTACGGCGAGCATCTTGCCACGACCGACCTCTGGGGACTGTCGGCGCTGGCCGATCAACAGGCCGCGGGTCTGGTGATGTGGGTGCCGGGCATGGTGCTGATGTCGGCGGGTGTCGCCCTCACGCTGGTGCGCGCCTGGCGGCGGAGCGCGGCCGCATGA
- a CDS encoding CopD family protein — protein sequence MIAALKFVHLAGISCWAAGLIALALLMLVFGTTNDEDDYVEYRLFTHVTYISFVTPAALIAIASGTALCFAAGIFEPWLLLKLAFVAGMVLVHTWLGHLIQRSGEERRSKWFTAPFAGLALVPLICAVIGLALIKPQAATLSDLLPAQLLSVREGAAP from the coding sequence ATGATCGCTGCCCTGAAATTCGTGCATCTGGCCGGGATCAGCTGCTGGGCGGCCGGGTTGATCGCGCTGGCGCTGTTGATGCTGGTGTTCGGCACCACCAATGATGAGGACGATTACGTCGAATATCGCCTGTTCACCCATGTCACCTATATCTCGTTCGTCACGCCCGCCGCGCTGATCGCCATCGCGTCGGGCACAGCGCTTTGTTTCGCGGCGGGGATCTTCGAGCCCTGGCTCTTGCTGAAACTCGCCTTCGTCGCCGGGATGGTGCTGGTTCATACGTGGCTGGGCCATCTGATCCAGCGGTCGGGCGAAGAGCGGCGCAGCAAATGGTTCACCGCGCCCTTCGCAGGTCTGGCGCTGGTGCCGCTGATCTGCGCGGTGATCGGCCTTGCGCTGATCAAACCGCAGGCCGCCACGCTGAGCGATCTTCTCCCGGCTCAGCTTTTGTCGGTACGCGAGGGGGCCGCGCCATGA
- a CDS encoding DUF2231 domain-containing protein produces the protein MPPRRRFRDPIHHHRVFHLTESRVAIAGHPVHAMLVAFPIALGFSTLAADALYWWSGDDFWLRAGLWAAGGSFVMGILAGLTGLAELLLVAGIRIRAASWTHSILAVMLLGLLGVNWGLRLQGGDILPWGALLSALSAALIGMTGWHGGKLVFDYGLGGHEAHGAAPSRTDKS, from the coding sequence ATGCCCCCACGCCGCCGCTTCCGCGATCCGATCCATCACCACCGCGTCTTTCATCTGACCGAGTCGCGCGTCGCCATCGCCGGCCACCCGGTTCACGCGATGCTGGTGGCATTCCCCATTGCGCTGGGTTTTTCCACGCTGGCAGCAGATGCGCTCTACTGGTGGAGCGGGGATGATTTCTGGCTGCGGGCCGGGCTGTGGGCGGCGGGTGGCAGTTTCGTCATGGGCATTCTGGCTGGTCTGACCGGCCTTGCCGAATTGCTGCTGGTGGCCGGTATCCGCATCCGGGCCGCCAGCTGGACGCATTCCATTCTGGCGGTGATGCTGCTGGGGCTTTTGGGGGTGAACTGGGGCCTGCGACTGCAGGGCGGTGATATCCTGCCCTGGGGTGCCTTGCTGTCGGCGCTGTCCGCCGCGCTCATCGGCATGACAGGCTGGCACGGTGGCAAGCTGGTGTTCGACTACGGTCTGGGCGGGCACGAGGCTCATGGCGCGGCCCCCTCGCGTACCGACAAAAGCTGA
- a CDS encoding cytochrome c oxidase subunit II — protein MLAGCEGALSTLAPRGPEAEAIATLWWIMLAGSVAISLMVFALLGLAFRKNRRPLSDRFWTHGMGLGFSFSILSVLLAAAIITGDRLIARHQSATVRVEAIASQWQWRFVQPGPDGAPVETQGRLYIPAGVPVEVMIRTEDVIHSFWVPQLAGKLDAIPGHENRLRFEAPEPGVYQGRSAEFSGVGYADMLFEVLAYPPDDVPAQFTNRGETAPAAQAGEPDE, from the coding sequence ATGCTGGCCGGATGCGAGGGCGCCCTGTCAACCCTTGCCCCGCGCGGGCCCGAGGCCGAGGCGATTGCCACCCTGTGGTGGATCATGCTGGCGGGCAGTGTGGCCATTTCGCTCATGGTGTTTGCCCTGCTGGGTCTGGCGTTCCGCAAGAACCGGCGCCCGCTGTCCGACCGTTTCTGGACGCATGGCATGGGGCTGGGTTTCAGCTTTTCCATCCTGAGCGTTCTGCTTGCCGCTGCGATCATCACCGGCGACCGGCTGATCGCCCGCCACCAGAGCGCCACGGTGCGGGTCGAGGCCATCGCCAGCCAATGGCAGTGGCGCTTCGTGCAACCCGGCCCCGATGGCGCGCCGGTCGAAACGCAGGGGCGGCTGTACATCCCCGCAGGCGTGCCCGTCGAGGTGATGATCCGCACCGAGGACGTGATCCACAGTTTCTGGGTGCCGCAGCTTGCCGGAAAGCTGGACGCGATCCCCGGGCATGAGAACCGCCTGCGCTTTGAGGCGCCCGAGCCGGGTGTCTATCAGGGGCGCTCGGCCGAATTCTCGGGCGTGGGCTACGCAGACATGCTGTTCGAGGTGCTGGCCTATCCGCCCGATGACGTGCCCGCGCAGTTCACCAACCGGGGCGAGACCGCCCCCGCAGCACAGGCCGGGGAACCCGACGAATGA